The genomic DNA CACGAACGTGCCTACGATCAAATGATGACAGTGCTCGCTGAGCGATATGGTGTCAATGCCAATGTCATCGTATTCAGCGCTATTGGCGAAGATGGCACCAAGGGTTGCCAGAAAGTTCTTGCATCAGGCGGCCGAGTTTGGTTGCAAAAAGGTCAAGTTAGCTATGCCAGCCGATTAGCACAGCAGCCACGTGATGAAGCTCATCATAATAAACAGCTACTTGAAACTGCGTCTGCTATCGAGTTAGCACAACGTTTGAACGATCTGTATAAGCATTAGCTTGGGTTAGACAATCACATGTCGCCCCAACGACTTTGAATGGCTGAGATAGCAGCAATGGCAGCGGTTTCGGTGCGCAAGATACGTGGCCCAAATTGCTTGGGTTGAAACCCTGCGTTGTTGAGCATATGAATTTCACCGTCGCTCAAGCCACCTTCTGGCCCGATTAAAATACTGATAGATGCATTTTCAGTAACGGTCTCTGTAGCCAGTGTTTGCTTTGCTTCAGGGTGTAATAGCCATCGATGATCGGATGTGATGGCAGCGTTCTTTGAAATATTTATTATGTCTGTTAACGCATGTAATTGCGGTAGTCGATTACGGCCACATTGCTCGCAGGCATTACTTATTATAGCTTGCCAATGATTAAGGCGACTGCGCGCGCGCTTAGCGTCAAGCTTAACGTTACAGCGTTCACTAGTAAGTGGACGAATGGAAGTGACGCCTAGCTCAACGGCTTTTTGAATGACCCAATCCATTTTTTCGCCACGCGATAGAACTTGTAATAGTTCAATGTGTAGCGGCGATTCACGATCAGTGGTGGTTTCGTTGCCTATTGTTAATTGCGCGCTACGTTTGCCGCTGACATCTAGCATTGAATGATAAGCATGGCCTTCGCCATCAAAGGCCTCAATTTCACAGCCATTACGCAGGCGCAAAACGTTGAGCACATAATGTGTGGTGGACGCATCTAACGATGTCGTTGAGTTGCTGCTAAGTTTTGCCGCGATATAAAGTCTGTGTTTGGCCACGAGAGTGATGTGCTGTAAGAGCTTGCTTAGCTCTAACCTTGTAGTTGCCGCCAGATTGCCAGCGTTGCTTTAGTTTGGTTCATGGTATAAAAATGTAGCCCTGGCGCATCGCCCTCAAGCAGTGTGCCGCAGAGCTCAGTGATAATATCGGTACCAAAATCACGTAGAGATTCCATGTCATCGCCAAAGCCCTCAAGGCGACGACGTATCCAGCGCGGGATTTCAGCGCCGCAAGCATCGGAAAACCGTGCCAACTGAGTATAGTTAGTAATGGGCATGATGCCGGGAACAATGGGGATGTTAATGTTTGCTGCGCTGCAATCGTCGAGCAAGCGAAAATAGGCATCGGCATTGAAAAAATATTGTGTTAAGGCACTGTCGGCGCCGGCGTCAACTTTGCGTTTAAAATTGGTTATATCCTCTTGAGCAGACCGTGCTTGCGGATGAAACTCAGGATAGGCGGCGACTTCGATGTGAAAATGATCGCCGGTTGTTTTGCGGATGAATTCGACTAATTCATTGGCATAATTGAACTCGCCTGGATCGCGCATGCCTGATGGCATATCGCCACGCAATGCGACGATACGTTTTACCCCTTTACTTTGATATACCTCCAAGAGCTCGCGAATACTGCTTTCGGTTGAACCAATACAAGAGAGGTGAGGGGCTACATCAATGCCAGTGGCGCTGCTAATGTTTGATACGCATTCAAGGGTATTGTCGCGGGTGCTACCGCCAGCACCAAAGGTAACTGAGAAGAACTCAGGGGCTAACTCTGCCAGGGTTGCACTGGTTTGCGCAAGCCGTTCGGCGGCTTGCGCATTTTTCGGTGGAAAAAATTCGAAGCTAATAGTGCGTTGATCGTTTTCCACGTTATATCTCTACTTTAATTTTAATAACGATAATGCTTTGGTTTATACGGGCCGTCTTTGTCTACGTCAATATATTTGGCCTGTTCATCGGTGAGTTCGGTGAGGTTTGCGCCAACTTGTTTTAGGTGCAGGCGTGCGACTTTCTCATCCAGCTTCTTCGGCAAGACATAGACTTTGTTTTCGTAATTATCGGTGTTGTTCCACAATTCAATCTGCGCTAGCACCTGGTTAGTGAACGAGTTGGACATAACAAAGCTTGGGTGACCGGTGCCGCAGCCAAGGTTCACTAAGCGTCCCTCAGCCAATAAAATAATGCGTTTGCCGTCAGGGAAGATAATATGGTCGACCTGGGGTTTGATGTTTTCCCATGTGTATTGTTTCAATGAGGCGACGGCAATTTCAGAATCAAAATGGCCAATATTGCAAACGATGGCCTGATCTTTCATTTGTTTCATGTGCTCATGGGTAATGATGTCAACGTTACCGGTGGTGGTGACAAAGATATTCGCTTGTGAACAAGCTTCATCCATTGTCACGACACGATAGCCTTCCATTGCAGCTTGTAGCGCACAGATAGGGTCGATCTCGGTAATCCATACGGTGGCGCCGAGGCCGCGCAGGGATTGCGCGCTGCCCTTGCCGACATCGCCGTAGCCTAAAACCACGGCAACTTTACCGGCGATCATGACATCGGTTGCACGTTTGATGCTGTCTACCAAAGATTCGCGGCAACCATAGAGGTTGTCGAATTTCGATTTGGTGACTGAGTCGTTAACGTTAAACGCAGGCACTTTTAACGAGCCATCACGCATCATATTATAGAGGCGATGAACACCGGTGGTGGTTTCTTCAGACAGGCCTTTGACATCCTTGAGCAGTTCGCCGTATTTCTCATGCATGAGTATGGTGAGGTCGCCACCGTCATCGAGAATCAAATTGGGTCGCCAATTGTCGGGGCCAAAAATGCTTTGTTCTATGCACCACCAGAACTCTTCATCGGTCTCGCCTTTCCAGGCAAAGACAGGAATGTTGGCGGCGGCCATGGCTGCGGCAGCATGATCTTGAGTAGAGAAAATATTACACGATGACCAGCGTACTTCTGCGCCAAGATCAAGCAGTGTTTCGATTAATACCGCAGTTTGAATGGTCATGTGCAGGCAGCCAGCGATACGCGCGCCTTTTAATGGTTTTTCTACACTATATTCTTTACGCAGTGCCATCAATCCAGGCATTTCGCTTTCAGCAATATTGATTTCTTTGCGCCCCCAATCCGCCAACGACATGTCAGCGACTTTGTAATCAGGGCTCAGGTTTTCTATTGGTGCGGCAAGACTCATTTAGTGTATCTCCATTAAGAATGTTTCAATAATATCGGGCTATTAGCTTAGCTGTTAATGCCTGCGGCGTTGCTGAGTGCATCAGCTTTATCTGTCTTTTCCCAGGAAAAGCCCGCTTCTTCACGGCCAAAATGGCCGTAACTGGCCGTGGCCGTGTAAATAGGCTTAAGCAGATCGAGCATTTTTATCAGGCCACGTGGGCGCAGATCAAAATGTTGTTTTACCAGCGCAACAATTTTTTGATCGCTTATTTTACCAGTACCGAAGGTGTCGATACTGATCGAGGTGGGTTCGGCGACGCCGATGGCGTAGGAGATCTGGATTTCACAGCGATCGGCAAGCCCGGCTGCTACCAGATTTTTAGCAACATAACGGCCAGCATAGGCAGCCGAACGGTCGACTTTGCTAGGGTCTTTACCAGAAAAGGCACCGCCGCCATGGCGTGCCATGCCGCCATAGGTGTCAACAATGATTTTGCGGCCAGTCAGCCCGCAGTCACCGACCGGGCCACCAATAACGAAGCGACCGGTTGGATTAATATGAATTTTGGTGGTTTTACTCAACCATTTGGCGGGTAAAACCGGTTTGATGATCTCTTCCATCACCGCTTCATGTAGCGTGTCGTTGTCGATTTCAGGGTTGTGCTGTGTTGACAACACAACGGTATCAATGCCAACAGGCGTATTGTTTTCATAACGGAAAGTGAGCTGGCTTTTGGCGTCGGGACGTAGCCAAGGTAGCGTGCCGTTTTTTCTCACCTCAGCCTGACGTCTAACTAGGCGGTGAGCATACGTAATGGGCGCTGGCATCAAGACATCTGTCTCGTTGCTGGCATAGCCAAACATCAGACCCTGGTCACCGGCGCCTTGCTCGCCATCTTCGCCTTCATCAACCCCCATGGCAATATCGGGGGATTGTTTGCCAATACCATTCAATACCGCGCAAGACTCCCAGTCAAAGCCCATCTCAGAACTGTTGTAGCCAATTTCCTTTACTGTGGTACGCACGATCTCTTCGAGGTCAACCCAGGCATTGGTAGTGATTTCACCAGCAATCAAGACCATGCCGGTTTTTACCAGAGTCTCGCAGGCAACGCGTGCGGCGGGATCCTGGGTCAGCAATGCGTCCAGCACAGCATCCGAGATTTGGTCGGCGATTTTGTCGGGGTGACCCTCAGAGACGGACTCAGAGGTAAAAAGAGTGTTGTGCGACATGTGTGACGTATCCCCTATGTGATTTTAGCCATGATTCAGAGTTGTGTGAGGCGTCTAACCTACACCATGTAGGCAACTATTTTGGATGTTTAAGGCCAATTGAGTTTGGTTGGTTGCTTCCAGGAAGCGTACTCTAGAGCGTTCTAAGCCGTTGAGCCAGTATTACCCACATATTATGTATGCTGCGAAGAAGGGGTATTTTTTACCACACTGGAGCTTTTTTCAAGTTCCAGTATAATAGGCCGCCCCGTGATCTGCCAAAATAGTTTATTGCTCGAGCGCTGGGGCCAGAAATATAACGTACTGCCTGAGGGTTGCGTGGCGATTTTCACTGGAGAAGTTCTGCTGTGAAGATTTTCGCTGGTACCGTTCTGGCAGTGAGCTGTCGAAATGCACTCCGTAAGCTTTTTTAGTGTAATTGTGTGCGGGTATGGTTTGCTCGACAGTCTATAACAACGAATTTTATAGCTATTAATGGCTATTATTGAAGGAGAGATCGATGCCCTCTCGGACTGACTTGGCCAATGCGATTCGTGCATTGAGCATGGATGCCGTACAAAAAGCGAATTCTGGACACCCTGGTATGCCTATGGGAATGGCGGATATCGCCGAAGTGTTGTGGAATGATTATTTGCGCCACAACCCGGCCAACCCTCATTGGGACAACCGCGACCGCTTTATTTTGTCGAATGGTCACGGTTCCATGTTGCATTATTCTCTACTGCATCTGTCGGGTTACGACCTGCCTGTTGATGAACTTAAGCAGTTTCGTCAAATGCATTCAAAAACACCCGGCCACCCGGAATATGGCTATACAGACGGCGTTGAAACCACGACCGGGCCGCTAGGCCAGGGTTTGACTAATGCGGTCGGTATGGCGATTGCCGAAAAAGTAATGGCAGCGCGTTTTAATACCGATTCTTATAAGATTGTTGATCACTTTACCTATGTCTTTTTAGGTGATGGTTGCTTAATGGAAGGTATTTCGCATGAGGCCTGCTCGCTAGCCGGTACCTTAGGCTTAGGTAAATTGATTGCTTTCTATGACGACAATGGTATTTCTATTGATGGCGATGTCGAAGGTTGGTTTACCGATGACTCAGTCAAGCGCTTTGAAGCCTACGGTTGGCATGTTATTGCCGATGTTGATGGCCATGACCCCGATGCGCTACATATGGCGATACGTAATGCCCGTGCCGAGCCTGATAAACCAACAATGATCTGTTGTAAGACGGTGATTGGTCAGGGTTCGCCCAATAAAGCCGGTGGCCATGAGTGTCATGGTGCGGCGCTGGGTGATGAAGAAATTGCACTGACGCGCAAAAATATCGGTTGGCCGCATGCGCCGTTTGAAATTCCAGACGATATCTACGCAGGCTGGGATGCCAAGAAAACGGGTGCCGACCTGGAAGGCGATTGGGATGCCCAGTTTGCCAAATATGAAAACGCCTATCCTGAGCTGGCGATCGAATATAAACGTCGTATGGCAGGGGAATTGCCAGCTGATTGGGCAGATAAAGCGGCGGCTTATGTTAGTGATGTTAACGCTAAAGCTGCAAAAATTGCGACCCGTCAAGCGTCACAAAAAGCGATTGAAGCGTTTGCGCCAATGTTGCCGGAGTTGTTAGGTGGCTCAGCTGATTTGGCGCCTTCTAATTTGACCATGTGGTCAGGCTCCAAGAGCATGACAGCGGCAGCCGATGGCGACGCTAACTATATTCACTACGGTGTGCGTGAGTTTGCCATGTCGGCGATTATGAATGGCATTGTTATTCACGGTGGGTTTATCCCGTATGGCGCTACGTTCCTTGTTTTTTCTGATTATGCCCGCAATGCAATGCGCATGGCAGCGTTGATGAAAATTCAAAGTATCTTTGTTTTTACCCATGACTCGATTGGTTTGGGTGAAGATGGCCCGACTCACCAGCCAGTTGAGCATGTCAGCTCATTGCGTATTATTCCTGGTATGCATGTTTGGCGCCCGTGTGATGCGGTCGAGTCTGCTGTCAGTTGGAAAGTGGCAATTGAGAGCAAGAATCAGCCAAGTACCTTGGTATTTTCACGTCAGGGCTTGCCGCATCAGCCGCGTAATGATGCGCAAATTGCCAATATCGAAAAAGGCGGTTATATCTTGTTAGAGGGTGGTGCCAATCCCGATGCGATTATTATCGCTACCGGTTCTGAGATCGAGCTTGCCGTTGAGGCGGCCAAGGCAATGTCAGGCAAGAATATCCGCGTAGTCTCTATTCCGTGCCTAGAGATTTTTGAAGCGCAAGATGCCGCCTATAAGGAATCAGTATTACCCCGCGCGGTGACTGCTCGTGTTGCGGTTGAAGCCGGTGTACCTCACATTTGGAAAGGCTATGTCGGTTTTGGCGGGAAAGTGATTGGCATGACCACCTTCGGTGAATCTGCACCAGCTAGCGATTTGTTTAAACATTTTGGTTTTACTGTAGATAATGTTGTTGCCGCAGTCAACGATGTGCTGGCTTAGAAAATATTGCTAGCCAAACGTTTTTATTGAAACTATTAGGGAGTTGATATGAGTATTAAAGTAGCAATCAACGGCTATGGCCGTATTGGTCGTAACGTTTTACGTGCCCTTTATGAGTCAGGTCGTAGCGATGAAATCGAGATCGTTGCGATTAACGACTTGGGTGACAGCAACACCAATGCCCACTTGACTAAATACGATTCCGTGCACGGTAAATTCGCTGCCGATGTTTCAGTGGATGGTGACACTATGGTCGTCAATGGTGATCGTATTCGCGTATTTGCCGAGCGTGATCCGTCCAAATTACCTTGGGCTGAGTTGGGCGTTGATGTGGTGCATGAGTGCACGGGCTTCTTTGCCAACAAAGCAAAAGCGTCTGCTCACCTGCAAGCAGGTGCCAAGAAAGTGATTATTTCTGCGCCGGGTGGTGGCGATGTGGATGCAACGATTGTTTTCGGTGTTAACCACAAGATTTTAAAAGCGACTGATACAGTTATCTCTAATGCGTCGTGCACAACTAACTGTTTAGCACCTTTAATCAAACCTATCCATGACCGTATCGGTATTGAGTATGGTTTGATGACCACGATTCATTCTTACACCAATGATCAGGTTTTAACAGACGTCTATCACTCGGATTTGCGTCGCGCGCGTTCTGCCACCTTATCGCAAATTCCTACCAAGACCGGTGCCGCAGCAGCTGTGGGCTTGGTCATGCCTGAGTTGAACGGTAAGCTGGATGGTTTTGCTATGCGCGTGCCGACAGCCAATGTCTCAATTGTTGATTTGACTTTTGTGCCCAGGAAACCAACGAGCAAAGAAGCCATTAATGTGATTTTGAAGGAAGCCTCTGAAGGCGACCTTAAAGGTATACTGAATTATAGTGATGGGCCAATGGTATCGATTGATTTTAACCATGATCC from Gammaproteobacteria bacterium includes the following:
- the gap gene encoding type I glyceraldehyde-3-phosphate dehydrogenase, whose product is MSIKVAINGYGRIGRNVLRALYESGRSDEIEIVAINDLGDSNTNAHLTKYDSVHGKFAADVSVDGDTMVVNGDRIRVFAERDPSKLPWAELGVDVVHECTGFFANKAKASAHLQAGAKKVIISAPGGGDVDATIVFGVNHKILKATDTVISNASCTTNCLAPLIKPIHDRIGIEYGLMTTIHSYTNDQVLTDVYHSDLRRARSATLSQIPTKTGAAAAVGLVMPELNGKLDGFAMRVPTANVSIVDLTFVPRKPTSKEAINVILKEASEGDLKGILNYSDGPMVSIDFNHDPASSTYDATLTKVIGSKLIKICAWYDNEWGFSNRMLDTTVALMNAK
- the metF gene encoding methylenetetrahydrofolate reductase [NAD(P)H], whose protein sequence is MENDQRTISFEFFPPKNAQAAERLAQTSATLAELAPEFFSVTFGAGGSTRDNTLECVSNISSATGIDVAPHLSCIGSTESSIRELLEVYQSKGVKRIVALRGDMPSGMRDPGEFNYANELVEFIRKTTGDHFHIEVAAYPEFHPQARSAQEDITNFKRKVDAGADSALTQYFFNADAYFRLLDDCSAANINIPIVPGIMPITNYTQLARFSDACGAEIPRWIRRRLEGFGDDMESLRDFGTDIITELCGTLLEGDAPGLHFYTMNQTKATLAIWRQLQG
- the tkt gene encoding transketolase, producing MPSRTDLANAIRALSMDAVQKANSGHPGMPMGMADIAEVLWNDYLRHNPANPHWDNRDRFILSNGHGSMLHYSLLHLSGYDLPVDELKQFRQMHSKTPGHPEYGYTDGVETTTGPLGQGLTNAVGMAIAEKVMAARFNTDSYKIVDHFTYVFLGDGCLMEGISHEACSLAGTLGLGKLIAFYDDNGISIDGDVEGWFTDDSVKRFEAYGWHVIADVDGHDPDALHMAIRNARAEPDKPTMICCKTVIGQGSPNKAGGHECHGAALGDEEIALTRKNIGWPHAPFEIPDDIYAGWDAKKTGADLEGDWDAQFAKYENAYPELAIEYKRRMAGELPADWADKAAAYVSDVNAKAAKIATRQASQKAIEAFAPMLPELLGGSADLAPSNLTMWSGSKSMTAAADGDANYIHYGVREFAMSAIMNGIVIHGGFIPYGATFLVFSDYARNAMRMAALMKIQSIFVFTHDSIGLGEDGPTHQPVEHVSSLRIIPGMHVWRPCDAVESAVSWKVAIESKNQPSTLVFSRQGLPHQPRNDAQIANIEKGGYILLEGGANPDAIIIATGSEIELAVEAAKAMSGKNIRVVSIPCLEIFEAQDAAYKESVLPRAVTARVAVEAGVPHIWKGYVGFGGKVIGMTTFGESAPASDLFKHFGFTVDNVVAAVNDVLA
- a CDS encoding adenosylhomocysteinase, coding for MSLAAPIENLSPDYKVADMSLADWGRKEINIAESEMPGLMALRKEYSVEKPLKGARIAGCLHMTIQTAVLIETLLDLGAEVRWSSCNIFSTQDHAAAAMAAANIPVFAWKGETDEEFWWCIEQSIFGPDNWRPNLILDDGGDLTILMHEKYGELLKDVKGLSEETTTGVHRLYNMMRDGSLKVPAFNVNDSVTKSKFDNLYGCRESLVDSIKRATDVMIAGKVAVVLGYGDVGKGSAQSLRGLGATVWITEIDPICALQAAMEGYRVVTMDEACSQANIFVTTTGNVDIITHEHMKQMKDQAIVCNIGHFDSEIAVASLKQYTWENIKPQVDHIIFPDGKRIILLAEGRLVNLGCGTGHPSFVMSNSFTNQVLAQIELWNNTDNYENKVYVLPKKLDEKVARLHLKQVGANLTELTDEQAKYIDVDKDGPYKPKHYRY
- a CDS encoding methionine adenosyltransferase, translating into MSHNTLFTSESVSEGHPDKIADQISDAVLDALLTQDPAARVACETLVKTGMVLIAGEITTNAWVDLEEIVRTTVKEIGYNSSEMGFDWESCAVLNGIGKQSPDIAMGVDEGEDGEQGAGDQGLMFGYASNETDVLMPAPITYAHRLVRRQAEVRKNGTLPWLRPDAKSQLTFRYENNTPVGIDTVVLSTQHNPEIDNDTLHEAVMEEIIKPVLPAKWLSKTTKIHINPTGRFVIGGPVGDCGLTGRKIIVDTYGGMARHGGGAFSGKDPSKVDRSAAYAGRYVAKNLVAAGLADRCEIQISYAIGVAEPTSISIDTFGTGKISDQKIVALVKQHFDLRPRGLIKMLDLLKPIYTATASYGHFGREEAGFSWEKTDKADALSNAAGINS
- a CDS encoding 16S rRNA (uracil(1498)-N(3))-methyltransferase, with product MAKHRLYIAAKLSSNSTTSLDASTTHYVLNVLRLRNGCEIEAFDGEGHAYHSMLDVSGKRSAQLTIGNETTTDRESPLHIELLQVLSRGEKMDWVIQKAVELGVTSIRPLTSERCNVKLDAKRARSRLNHWQAIISNACEQCGRNRLPQLHALTDIINISKNAAITSDHRWLLHPEAKQTLATETVTENASISILIGPEGGLSDGEIHMLNNAGFQPKQFGPRILRTETAAIAAISAIQSRWGDM